A region from the Streptomyces sp. 3214.6 genome encodes:
- a CDS encoding DUF6397 family protein, which yields MSGNTVTQPHSVSCTPSRAARELNLKRSEFDLAVHLGRVRTLPDDGGGGRRVARTEIDRLRSEPGFPETLRESVLAVGTGDAAAILDVPPARFTRLARVGLVVPVRFYLNRYRAVVWLYLAEELQQFATDKTNSSLLTGRTPETLRSRLAEGVDLRARNWRGRHLGFLLRQADGPWQHAGVLAGFLDPLQVAEIVRDPYERSHLNRFRPGPPAHGTPGTPGAQLVEKIMTADDPDEIDWLRSDLERTLAEARADQPAPRPSPKPSRSTPVAPEPIAFGRSTRGLLSRLRRRTA from the coding sequence ATGTCCGGCAACACCGTCACGCAACCACACTCCGTTTCCTGCACGCCGAGTCGGGCGGCGCGGGAACTGAACCTGAAGCGAAGTGAGTTCGACCTCGCCGTGCATCTCGGACGCGTCAGGACCCTGCCCGACGACGGAGGAGGGGGCCGCCGGGTGGCCCGCACGGAGATCGACCGCCTGCGCTCGGAACCCGGCTTCCCCGAAACGCTGCGCGAGAGCGTGTTGGCCGTGGGCACCGGCGACGCCGCGGCCATCCTGGACGTGCCTCCCGCCCGGTTCACCCGGCTCGCGCGGGTGGGACTGGTGGTGCCCGTCAGGTTCTATCTCAACCGCTACCGAGCCGTCGTCTGGCTGTATCTCGCCGAAGAACTACAGCAGTTCGCCACCGACAAGACCAACTCGTCCCTGCTCACCGGTCGGACACCCGAGACGTTGCGCAGCCGGTTGGCCGAAGGCGTTGACCTGCGGGCCCGGAACTGGCGGGGACGACACCTGGGCTTCCTGCTCCGACAGGCCGACGGCCCGTGGCAGCACGCCGGTGTTCTGGCCGGGTTCCTCGACCCCCTCCAGGTCGCGGAGATCGTCAGGGACCCCTACGAACGCTCCCACCTGAACAGGTTCCGGCCCGGACCGCCGGCCCACGGCACCCCAGGTACACCGGGTGCCCAACTCGTCGAGAAGATCATGACCGCGGACGACCCCGACGAGATCGACTGGCTGAGGTCCGACCTGGAACGCACTCTGGCCGAGGCCCGTGCCGACCAGCCCGCGCCGCGCCCCTCGCCGAAGCCGTCCAGGTCGACGCCTGTTGCGCCGGAGCCGATCGCGTTCGGCCGGTCGACACGAGGTCTGCTGAGCCGGTTGCGCCGCCGAACCGCGTGA
- a CDS encoding acyl-CoA thioesterase → MTNPAERLVDLLDLEQIEVNIFRGRSPLESLQRVFGGQVAGQALVAAGRTTDGDRPVHSLHAYFLRPGRPGVPIVYQVERVRDGRSFTTRRVTAVQQGRTIFNLTASFHKPEEGPFKHQLPPAREVADPESLPTVAEEIREHLGAMPEQLERMARRQPFDIRYADRLRWSAEDVKEAEPRSAVWMRAVGPLGDDPLVHTCALTYASDMTLLDAVRLPVEPLWGPRNFDMASLDHAMWFHRPFRADEWFLYDQESPIATGGRGLARGRIYDREGRLLVSVVQEGLFRAL, encoded by the coding sequence ATGACGAATCCGGCCGAGAGGCTCGTCGATCTGCTCGACCTGGAGCAGATCGAGGTCAACATCTTCCGCGGCCGCAGCCCGCTGGAGTCCCTGCAGCGGGTCTTCGGCGGCCAGGTCGCGGGCCAGGCGCTGGTCGCGGCCGGGCGGACCACCGACGGCGACCGGCCGGTGCACTCGTTGCACGCGTACTTCCTGCGCCCGGGTCGGCCCGGTGTGCCCATCGTGTACCAGGTCGAACGGGTGCGGGACGGGCGGTCCTTCACCACCCGCCGGGTCACCGCCGTGCAGCAGGGGCGCACGATCTTCAATCTCACCGCCTCCTTTCACAAGCCTGAGGAAGGGCCCTTCAAGCACCAGTTGCCGCCGGCCCGCGAGGTCGCGGACCCGGAGTCCCTGCCGACGGTCGCGGAAGAGATCCGGGAGCATCTGGGCGCGATGCCCGAACAGTTGGAGCGCATGGCGCGCCGTCAGCCCTTCGACATCCGGTACGCGGACCGGCTGCGTTGGAGCGCCGAGGACGTCAAGGAAGCCGAGCCGCGCAGCGCGGTGTGGATGCGGGCGGTCGGGCCGCTCGGCGACGATCCGCTCGTCCACACCTGCGCGCTCACCTACGCCAGCGACATGACGCTCCTGGACGCCGTCCGCCTCCCGGTCGAGCCCCTGTGGGGTCCGCGGAACTTCGACATGGCGTCGTTGGACCACGCGATGTGGTTCCATCGGCCGTTCCGCGCGGACGAGTGGTTCCTGTACGACCAGGAGTCGCCGATCGCCACCGGCGGACGAGGGCTGGCTCGCGGGCGCATCTACGACCGGGAAGGGCGCCTGTTGGTGTCCGTGGTCCAGGAGGGACTTTTCCGGGCGCTGTAG
- a CDS encoding DEAD/DEAH box helicase, with protein MTLIDQLPPTADPDALYEAFESWAQERGLTLYPHQEEALIEVVSGANVIVSTPTGSGKSMIAAAAHFAALARDEVTFYTAPIKALVSEKFFELCKIFGTENVGMLTGDASVNSDAPVICCTAEVLASIALRDGKDADVGQVVMDEFHFYAEGDRGWAWQIPILELPQAQFVLMSATLGDVSFFEKDLSRRTGRPTAVVRSATRPVPLSYEYQYTPMTETLTDLLATRQAPVYIVHFTQAQAVERAQALMSINMCSREEKEQIAGLIGNFRFTTKFGSNLSRYVRHGIGVHHAGMLPKYRRLVEKLAQAGLLKVICGTDTLGVGVNVPIRTVLFTALTKYDGNRVRTLRAREFHQIAGRAGRAGFDTAGYVVAQAPEHVIENEKALSKAGDDPKKRRKVVRKKAPEGFVGWTENTFDKLIESDPEPLTSRFRVTHTMLLSVIARPGNAFEAMRHLLEDNHEPRKQQLRHIRRAIAIYRSLLDGGIVEKLDEPDATGRIVRLTVDLQQDFALNQPLSTFALAAFELLDPESPSYALDMVSVVESTLDDPRQILAAQQNKARGEAVAAMKADGVEYEERMERLQDISYPKPLEELLFHAYNTYRKSHPWVGDHPLSPKSVIRDMYERAMSFTELVSHYELARTEGIVLRYLASAYKALDHTVPDDLKSEDLQDLVEWLGEMVRQVDSSLLDEWEQLANPEEMTAEEAQEKADEVKPVTANARAFRVLVRNAMFRRVELAALDHVDELGEMDGESGWDGDAWGEAMDKYWDEYDDLGTGPDARGPKLLVIQEEPQNALWRVRQIFDDPNDDHDWGISAEVDLTASDAEGRAVVRVTSVGQL; from the coding sequence GTGACCCTCATCGATCAGCTGCCACCGACCGCAGATCCCGACGCCCTGTACGAAGCCTTCGAGTCCTGGGCGCAGGAGCGCGGTCTGACGCTCTACCCCCATCAGGAGGAGGCGCTGATCGAGGTGGTCTCCGGGGCGAACGTGATCGTGTCGACGCCCACCGGATCCGGCAAGAGCATGATCGCGGCCGCCGCGCACTTCGCGGCCCTCGCCCGTGACGAGGTCACCTTCTACACGGCCCCGATCAAGGCGCTGGTGTCGGAGAAGTTCTTCGAACTGTGCAAGATCTTCGGCACGGAGAACGTCGGCATGCTGACCGGCGACGCGTCCGTGAACTCCGACGCCCCGGTCATCTGCTGCACCGCCGAGGTGCTCGCGTCGATCGCGCTGCGCGACGGCAAGGACGCGGACGTCGGCCAGGTCGTCATGGACGAGTTCCACTTCTACGCGGAGGGAGACCGCGGCTGGGCGTGGCAGATCCCCATCCTGGAGCTGCCACAGGCACAGTTCGTCCTCATGTCGGCCACGCTCGGCGATGTGTCGTTCTTCGAGAAGGACCTCAGCCGGCGCACCGGCCGCCCCACAGCGGTGGTCCGCTCGGCGACACGGCCTGTCCCGCTGTCCTACGAATACCAGTACACGCCGATGACGGAGACGCTCACCGATCTGCTGGCGACGAGGCAGGCGCCCGTCTACATCGTGCACTTCACCCAGGCGCAGGCGGTGGAGCGGGCGCAGGCGCTGATGAGCATCAACATGTGCTCGCGCGAGGAGAAGGAGCAGATCGCCGGCCTGATCGGCAACTTCCGCTTCACCACGAAGTTCGGCAGCAACCTCTCGCGCTACGTGCGGCACGGCATCGGCGTCCACCACGCCGGCATGTTGCCCAAGTACCGGCGCCTGGTGGAGAAGCTCGCCCAGGCCGGTCTGCTGAAGGTGATCTGCGGTACGGACACGCTGGGTGTGGGCGTCAACGTGCCCATCCGCACTGTGCTGTTCACGGCGCTGACCAAGTACGACGGCAACCGGGTACGTACCCTGCGGGCCCGCGAGTTCCATCAGATCGCGGGCCGGGCGGGGCGGGCCGGCTTCGACACGGCGGGCTACGTGGTGGCCCAGGCGCCCGAGCATGTCATCGAGAACGAGAAGGCCCTTTCCAAGGCCGGCGACGACCCGAAGAAGCGCCGCAAGGTGGTGCGCAAGAAGGCGCCGGAAGGCTTCGTGGGCTGGACGGAGAACACGTTCGACAAGCTCATCGAGTCGGACCCGGAGCCGCTGACCTCCCGTTTCCGGGTCACGCACACGATGCTGCTGTCGGTGATCGCCCGGCCCGGCAACGCCTTCGAGGCGATGCGGCATCTGCTGGAGGACAACCACGAGCCGCGCAAGCAGCAGTTGCGGCACATCCGGCGCGCGATCGCAATCTACCGTTCGCTGCTGGACGGCGGGATCGTCGAGAAGCTCGACGAACCCGACGCCACCGGCCGCATCGTCCGCCTCACCGTGGACCTCCAGCAGGACTTCGCGCTGAACCAGCCGCTGTCCACCTTCGCGCTGGCCGCGTTCGAGCTGCTCGACCCGGAGTCGCCTTCCTACGCTCTGGACATGGTCTCCGTCGTGGAGTCCACGTTGGACGATCCGCGTCAGATTCTCGCCGCTCAGCAGAACAAGGCGCGTGGCGAGGCGGTGGCCGCGATGAAGGCGGACGGCGTCGAGTACGAGGAGCGCATGGAACGCCTCCAGGACATCTCGTACCCGAAGCCCCTGGAGGAACTCCTCTTCCACGCGTACAACACCTACCGCAAGAGCCACCCGTGGGTCGGCGACCACCCGTTGTCGCCGAAGTCCGTCATCCGTGACATGTACGAGCGGGCGATGTCCTTCACCGAGTTGGTGTCCCACTACGAGCTGGCCCGCACCGAGGGCATCGTGCTGCGCTACCTGGCCAGCGCCTACAAGGCCCTCGATCACACCGTCCCCGACGACCTCAAGTCGGAGGATCTGCAGGATCTGGTCGAGTGGCTGGGCGAGATGGTGCGCCAGGTCGACTCGAGCCTGCTCGACGAGTGGGAGCAGCTCGCCAACCCGGAGGAGATGACCGCCGAGGAGGCCCAGGAGAAGGCGGACGAGGTCAAGCCGGTCACCGCCAATGCCCGCGCCTTCCGGGTACTGGTCCGCAACGCGATGTTCCGCCGCGTCGAGCTCGCCGCTCTCGATCACGTCGACGAGCTGGGCGAGATGGACGGCGAGTCCGGCTGGGACGGCGACGCGTGGGGCGAGGCGATGGACAAGTACTGGGACGAGTACGACGACCTCGGCACCGGTCCGGATGCCCGGGGTCCGAAGCTGCTTGTCATCCAGGAGGAGCCGCAGAACGCCCTGTGGCGTGTCCGCCAGATCTTCGACGACCCGAACGACGATCACGACTGGGGCATCAGTGCGGAGGTCGACCTCACGGCCTCGGACGCCGAGGGGCGTGCGGTCGTCCGGGTCACCTCCGTCGGTCAGTTGTGA
- a CDS encoding metal-dependent hydrolase, which yields MMGPAHSLSGAAAWLGVGAAAAAAGHTMPWPVLLAGALICAGAALAPDLDHKAATISRAFGPVSRWLCEIVDKLSYAVYKATRKQGDPRRSGGHRTLTHTWLWAVLIGAGASALAITGGRWAVLAILFVHMVLAIEGLLWRAARGSSSDVLVWLLAATSAWILAGVLDKPGNGSDWLFTDPGQEYLWLGLPIVLGALVHDIGDALTVSGCPVLWPIPIGRKRWYPIGPPKAMRFRAGSWVELKVLMPVFMLLGGVGGAAALNYI from the coding sequence ATGATGGGACCAGCACACTCACTGTCGGGCGCCGCCGCCTGGCTCGGCGTCGGTGCGGCCGCCGCCGCGGCAGGGCACACGATGCCCTGGCCGGTCCTGCTCGCGGGTGCGTTGATCTGCGCCGGCGCCGCGCTCGCCCCGGACCTCGATCACAAGGCCGCCACCATCTCCCGTGCCTTCGGTCCCGTCTCGCGCTGGCTGTGCGAGATCGTCGACAAGCTCTCCTACGCGGTCTACAAGGCCACGCGGAAGCAGGGCGACCCGCGCCGCTCCGGTGGGCACCGCACCCTCACCCACACCTGGCTGTGGGCGGTCCTGATCGGCGCCGGTGCCTCGGCGCTGGCGATCACCGGTGGCCGCTGGGCGGTGCTGGCGATCCTCTTCGTGCACATGGTGCTGGCGATCGAGGGCCTGTTGTGGCGGGCGGCCCGGGGCTCCAGCAGCGATGTGCTGGTGTGGCTGCTCGCCGCGACCAGTGCGTGGATCCTCGCCGGTGTGCTGGACAAGCCGGGCAACGGCTCGGACTGGCTGTTCACGGACCCGGGCCAGGAGTACCTGTGGCTGGGGCTGCCGATCGTGCTGGGCGCCCTGGTGCACGACATCGGGGACGCACTGACCGTTTCCGGCTGCCCGGTCCTGTGGCCCATCCCGATCGGGCGCAAGCGCTGGTACCCGATCGGTCCGCCCAAGGCGATGCGGTTCCGCGCGGGCAGCTGGGTCGAGCTGAAGGTGCTGATGCCCGTGTTCATGCTGCTCGGAGGAGTGGGCGGGGCTGCCGCCCTCAACTACATCTGA
- a CDS encoding type B 50S ribosomal protein L31 translates to MQQDKQPDYHPVVFRDRTAGYAFLTRSTATSGQTIEWDDGETYPVVDVEISSESHPFYTGKARTVDTEGRVAKFERRYGDGGAMT, encoded by the coding sequence ATGCAGCAGGACAAGCAGCCCGACTACCACCCGGTCGTCTTCCGCGACCGGACGGCCGGTTACGCCTTCCTGACCCGGTCCACCGCGACCAGCGGCCAGACCATCGAGTGGGACGACGGCGAGACCTACCCGGTCGTGGATGTGGAGATCTCCTCGGAGAGCCACCCCTTCTACACCGGCAAGGCACGCACCGTGGACACGGAGGGCCGCGTCGCCAAATTCGAGCGGCGCTACGGCGACGGCGGGGCAATGACCTGA
- a CDS encoding DUF5709 domain-containing protein — protein sequence MNSADGWGDDVYQPDASDIQEDAGLLDVEDTLDNDGVGDPLDRGWSPPDRPWAVEHTGVTAAERHQGETLDQRLAEELPDLDVPDGDGLGDCDGTDGELLDNEVGAARSGRLVAPDEGVHEDEESALIATDVGIDGAAASAEEAAMHIVDEDTLSG from the coding sequence GTGAACAGCGCCGACGGATGGGGAGACGACGTCTACCAGCCCGACGCGTCCGACATCCAGGAGGACGCGGGGCTGCTCGACGTGGAGGACACGCTGGACAACGACGGCGTCGGAGACCCCCTCGACCGCGGCTGGTCCCCTCCGGACCGCCCCTGGGCCGTGGAGCACACCGGGGTGACCGCCGCGGAGCGCCATCAGGGGGAGACGCTGGACCAACGGCTCGCTGAGGAGCTCCCGGACCTCGATGTGCCCGACGGTGACGGCCTCGGGGACTGCGACGGCACCGACGGGGAACTCCTCGACAACGAGGTCGGCGCCGCCCGATCCGGCCGACTGGTGGCACCGGACGAGGGCGTCCACGAGGACGAGGAGAGCGCACTGATCGCCACGGACGTGGGCATCGACGGCGCCGCAGCCTCCGCCGAGGAGGCCGCGATGCACATCGTCGACGAGGACACCCTGTCCGGTTGA
- a CDS encoding ABC transporter ATP-binding protein — MIGVAPPAYDPAAPTTANTLPVGAPATVRAYVAELLRRHRRAFLLLLLVNTVATVASMVGPWLLGDLVERLSDRARELHLGLTASLFVIALVVQAAFVRQVRLRGAMLGERMLADLREDFLVRSVRLPPGVLERAGTGDLLSRITTDIDRLANAMREAVPQLTIGVMWALLLLGGLVVTAPPLAPAVLVAVPLLVVGCRWYFKRAPAGYRSEAAGYAAVAAALAETVDAGRTVEAHRLGDRRIAMSEQRIRQWTAWERYTLWLRSVLFPVINLVHVTVLGSVLMLGGVFVLQGWIGVGQLTTGALLAQMLVDPVNLILRWYDELQVAQVSLARLVGVRDIEPDGGDSGLVPDGRDVLADRVHFGYREGVDVLRKVSLEVSPGTRLALVGPSGAGKSTLGRLLAGIYAPRDGRITLGGAELSRMTAERVRSHVALVNQEHHVFVGSLRDNLRLARTGAEDAELWAALGAVDADGWARALDDGLDTEVGSGGVALTPAQAQQIALARLVLADPHTLVLDEATSLLDPRAARHLERSLARVLDGRTVVAIAHRLHTAHDADVIAVVENGRISELGSHAELVEADGAYAALWRSWHG; from the coding sequence ATGATCGGCGTGGCGCCGCCCGCGTACGACCCGGCGGCACCGACGACGGCGAACACCCTGCCCGTCGGCGCCCCCGCGACCGTACGCGCCTACGTGGCCGAACTCCTGCGCCGGCACCGCCGCGCCTTCCTGCTCCTCCTCCTCGTCAACACGGTCGCCACGGTCGCTTCGATGGTGGGTCCTTGGCTGCTCGGCGATCTCGTGGAGCGGCTCTCGGACCGAGCGCGGGAGCTCCATCTCGGGCTCACCGCCTCGCTGTTCGTGATCGCCCTGGTCGTCCAGGCCGCCTTCGTACGGCAGGTGCGGCTGCGCGGCGCGATGCTCGGCGAGCGGATGCTGGCCGACCTGCGCGAGGACTTCCTCGTACGGTCGGTGCGGCTGCCGCCGGGCGTGCTGGAGCGGGCCGGAACGGGCGACCTGCTGTCCCGCATCACGACGGACATCGACCGGCTGGCCAACGCGATGCGGGAGGCCGTGCCCCAGCTGACGATCGGCGTGATGTGGGCCCTGCTGCTGCTCGGCGGGCTCGTGGTCACGGCGCCGCCGCTGGCGCCTGCCGTACTGGTCGCGGTGCCCCTGCTGGTCGTCGGGTGCCGCTGGTACTTCAAGCGGGCCCCGGCCGGCTACCGCTCGGAGGCGGCAGGCTACGCCGCCGTGGCGGCCGCCCTCGCCGAGACCGTGGACGCCGGCCGCACCGTCGAGGCCCACCGCCTGGGCGACCGCCGCATCGCGATGTCGGAGCAGCGCATCCGGCAGTGGACCGCCTGGGAGCGTTACACGCTGTGGCTGCGGTCGGTGCTGTTCCCGGTGATCAATCTCGTGCACGTCACCGTCCTCGGCTCGGTCCTCATGCTCGGCGGCGTGTTCGTCCTGCAGGGCTGGATCGGGGTCGGCCAGCTGACGACGGGCGCACTGCTGGCGCAGATGCTCGTCGACCCGGTGAACCTCATCCTGCGCTGGTACGACGAGCTGCAGGTGGCCCAGGTGTCGCTGGCCCGCCTCGTCGGGGTGCGCGACATCGAGCCGGACGGCGGGGACTCCGGGCTGGTGCCCGACGGCCGCGATGTACTCGCCGACCGGGTCCACTTCGGCTACCGCGAGGGCGTCGACGTCCTGCGCAAGGTGTCCCTGGAGGTCTCCCCCGGGACCCGGCTCGCCCTGGTCGGCCCCTCGGGCGCGGGCAAGTCCACCCTGGGACGGCTGCTCGCCGGGATCTACGCGCCGCGCGACGGCCGGATCACCCTCGGCGGTGCCGAACTGTCGCGGATGACCGCCGAACGGGTCCGCTCCCACGTGGCACTCGTCAACCAGGAGCACCACGTCTTCGTGGGCTCCCTGCGCGACAACCTCCGGCTCGCCCGGACGGGAGCCGAGGACGCCGAGCTGTGGGCCGCCCTGGGCGCGGTCGACGCGGACGGCTGGGCGCGGGCGCTGGACGACGGCCTCGACACCGAGGTCGGCTCCGGCGGTGTCGCGCTCACTCCGGCCCAGGCCCAGCAGATCGCGCTGGCCCGTCTGGTGCTGGCCGACCCGCACACGCTGGTCCTGGACGAGGCGACCTCGCTTCTCGACCCGCGTGCCGCCCGCCACCTGGAGCGGTCCCTCGCCCGCGTCCTGGACGGGCGCACCGTCGTCGCCATCGCCCACCGTCTGCACACCGCCCACGACGCCGACGTCATCGCCGTCGTCGAGAACGGCCGCATCAGCGAGCTGGGCAGCCATGCCGAGCTGGTCGAGGCGGACGGAGCGTACGCGGCACTGTGGCGGTCGTGGCACGGGTGA
- a CDS encoding ABC transporter transmembrane domain-containing protein has translation MQIQDLPYLDPGVPDARSGPRFLWWLGRNQLGGQLKSLAWGLLHFVAVSAQPFCVGLAIEAVVDRSGTRLALTGGLMLLCGAATALGDTFLHRTAVTNWITAAARVQQLLARNASQLGSALTRRVSAGEVVAVSTGDVEKIGWFVEAVSRFTAAALTVLLVCVGLVVYEPALGVVVAVGLPVLALAVLPLLPRATRRADFQREKAGRATELASDTVAGLRVLRGIGGEELFLDRYRSASQEVRHAAVRSARMWSLISAIQVLLPGLLLIAVVCYGVHLAREGRITVGELVTVYSSVMVLAYPLRHFEEIAMAYSFSRPSAKRAARVLSLERATDIGGSRAADVPSGDLYDPATGLLAPAARLTAVVCGDPDTAGQLAERLGGHPPEDGPSVLLGGVPLDELPLDCARTAVLVQDKDPVLLSGSLRDLLDVPASGAVDADAALAAAQCGDVLEALVQGSLDADDPLDARITERGRSLSGGQRQRLALARSLYTDPEVLVLDEPTSAVDSHTEARIAEGLRALRAGRTTIVFTSSPLLLDRADRVVLVHESEAVAVGVHRELLRTEPRYRAVVTRETDEEAALNGVLKDLDDNELEEIEREEIEETA, from the coding sequence ATGCAGATCCAAGACCTTCCGTACCTCGACCCTGGTGTGCCGGACGCACGCTCGGGCCCCCGCTTCCTGTGGTGGCTCGGCCGCAATCAGCTGGGTGGCCAGCTGAAGTCCCTGGCCTGGGGGCTGCTGCACTTCGTCGCCGTCTCCGCACAACCGTTCTGCGTCGGACTCGCCATCGAGGCCGTCGTGGACCGCTCCGGTACCCGGCTCGCCCTCACCGGAGGGCTGATGCTGCTGTGCGGTGCCGCCACCGCGCTCGGGGACACCTTCCTGCACCGTACCGCCGTCACCAACTGGATCACCGCCGCCGCCCGGGTCCAGCAACTACTGGCCCGCAATGCCTCGCAGCTCGGCTCCGCGCTGACCCGGCGGGTCTCGGCCGGTGAGGTGGTGGCCGTCTCCACGGGCGACGTCGAGAAGATCGGCTGGTTCGTGGAGGCCGTCTCTCGCTTCACCGCCGCGGCCCTCACCGTCCTGCTGGTCTGCGTCGGCCTGGTCGTCTACGAGCCGGCCCTGGGCGTCGTCGTCGCCGTCGGCCTGCCCGTCCTCGCGCTCGCGGTGCTGCCCCTGCTGCCCCGGGCGACACGCCGCGCCGACTTCCAGCGCGAGAAGGCCGGACGCGCCACCGAACTCGCCTCGGACACCGTGGCCGGCCTACGGGTGCTGCGCGGGATCGGTGGCGAGGAACTGTTCCTCGACCGCTACCGCAGCGCCTCTCAGGAGGTCCGGCACGCGGCCGTGCGCAGCGCTCGCATGTGGTCCCTGATCAGCGCCATCCAGGTGCTGCTGCCCGGCCTGCTGCTGATCGCAGTCGTCTGCTACGGCGTCCACCTGGCCCGCGAGGGCCGCATCACCGTCGGCGAACTGGTCACGGTGTACAGCTCCGTCATGGTCCTGGCCTATCCCCTCAGGCACTTCGAGGAGATCGCGATGGCCTACTCCTTCTCGCGCCCCTCGGCCAAACGGGCCGCACGCGTGCTGTCCCTGGAACGGGCCACCGACATCGGCGGGTCGCGCGCGGCCGACGTTCCCTCTGGCGACCTGTACGACCCCGCCACCGGCCTGCTCGCTCCGGCCGCCCGGCTCACCGCCGTGGTGTGCGGCGACCCGGACACGGCAGGACAACTGGCTGAACGGCTGGGCGGACACCCGCCGGAGGACGGCCCGTCGGTGCTGCTGGGCGGCGTCCCCCTGGACGAGCTGCCGCTGGACTGCGCGCGCACGGCGGTCCTCGTCCAGGACAAGGACCCGGTGCTGCTGTCCGGTTCCCTGCGCGACCTGCTCGACGTGCCCGCCTCCGGAGCGGTGGACGCGGATGCGGCGCTGGCCGCCGCCCAGTGCGGGGACGTCCTCGAGGCGCTCGTCCAAGGCTCGTTGGACGCCGACGATCCGCTGGACGCGCGCATCACCGAACGCGGCCGGTCCCTCTCCGGCGGCCAGCGGCAGCGGCTCGCGCTGGCCCGCTCCCTGTACACGGACCCCGAGGTCCTCGTCCTGGACGAGCCCACGTCGGCCGTCGACTCGCACACCGAGGCACGGATCGCCGAAGGACTGCGCGCACTGCGTGCGGGGCGTACGACGATCGTGTTCACCTCGTCGCCCCTGCTGCTGGACCGGGCCGACCGGGTCGTGCTCGTGCACGAGAGCGAGGCCGTCGCGGTCGGCGTGCACCGCGAACTGTTGCGCACCGAGCCCCGGTACCGGGCCGTGGTGACCAGGGAGACCGACGAGGAGGCCGCCCTGAACGGCGTGTTGAAGGACCTGGACGACAACGAACTCGAAGAGATCGAACGCGAAGAGATCGAGGAGACCGCATGA
- a CDS encoding L,D-transpeptidase family protein, which yields MRHGEVRRVGAATVTCGLLLVVLAACGGSGAEHGRDSMPRAGAEGSVTPPSVAPATGVPGVGERLQRQIPAGSRQVVAVYGDGKDSATATVVFYAKRGPVWERVRTWPAHNGKKGWTAEHYLGDDRSPVGVFTLSAAAGVLDDPGTRLPYTQSEDYAAPRWWDQAHWHDFDYVIAIDYNRVKGTPPDDAEQPLGEERGGGIWLHLDHGDGTSACVSLPRAAMEYLLRTLDPDQHPVVVMGDRAALRS from the coding sequence GTGCGACATGGTGAGGTGCGGCGCGTCGGAGCCGCGACGGTGACCTGTGGTCTTCTGCTCGTGGTCCTGGCCGCGTGCGGCGGCTCGGGTGCAGAACACGGGCGTGACAGCATGCCGCGAGCGGGTGCCGAGGGCAGCGTCACTCCGCCGAGCGTGGCCCCGGCGACCGGCGTCCCGGGCGTGGGGGAGCGGCTGCAACGGCAGATCCCCGCTGGGTCGCGCCAGGTGGTGGCGGTGTACGGCGACGGCAAGGACTCCGCGACCGCCACCGTCGTGTTCTACGCCAAACGTGGCCCGGTCTGGGAGCGCGTCCGCACCTGGCCCGCGCACAACGGCAAGAAGGGCTGGACCGCCGAGCACTACCTTGGCGACGACCGCAGTCCCGTCGGCGTGTTCACCCTCAGTGCCGCGGCCGGCGTCCTGGACGACCCCGGGACCCGGCTGCCGTACACGCAGTCCGAGGACTACGCGGCGCCCCGCTGGTGGGACCAGGCGCACTGGCACGACTTCGACTACGTCATCGCCATCGACTACAACCGCGTCAAAGGCACGCCTCCCGACGATGCGGAGCAGCCCCTGGGCGAGGAGCGAGGGGGCGGGATCTGGCTGCACCTGGACCACGGCGACGGCACATCGGCCTGCGTCAGCCTGCCCAGGGCAGCGATGGAGTACCTGCTGCGCACGCTCGACCCGGATCAGCATCCCGTGGTGGTCATGGGGGACAGGGCCGCGCTGAGGAGCTAG